TATTTTTGAATGatggatgttaaattgctaaaggctttgaCATGAAAATGATCATATAGTTGATTGTTTTATTCAAATGGTTTAGTTTGGCCATAAGCTATGATTTGAtgaaaatagatcctttgaggctactatgctatgaatctattttagagatatcaaatgttttgggagttactagtggAGACCACCGAGATTGGTTCGAATGTTGAGTTCGTTTTCATGGAACTACACATTCCAAGGATAAACCGAGGTTTGTAGGATAAAGTCCCTCATTGAGAGGGCAAATGATCATTACTTAAAGTAATGAGGTTAAGTCGACTCGTACGGCACTACGGGAAGCTTCCCAGACAAGTAGGGTCAAATACTTATTGCTAGGTCGATCACCTAGTAGTTGTTTATTATGTCGGTGTCGGTATAGTACTCTCGGTAAAAAGCTAAGAgataattttgttatgtttaggcctaaggagccgaaagtgatttcaatgacttaatgaAGTTGAAATGGTTTCGTATGATTTTATTAGAATCATGGATTTatataaatgttttaaaagtttgtatcatgatttatatttttctagtcttttcatttaaaatgataaagagcatgaattgatataattattatcattttatatcGAATGCTAGTTGCATTATTTTTGTTAAGCCTTATCCCAGaaacttgagttagagagagtctatgatacttattgagtaccgccGCGGTGTACTAAGCCCTCAGGGGCCCCTCTCCAGGGTCCCACTTACTTTATATATTACAGGAGGAGGTATGGTACATGACGAGCGGATGAgcctaggatgactctctttccgagaTGCATgatgaggttaagacttaatcgagagaggagttttgcttaacgtttgaactaataattgagagaattcgagagactcacttgaacattagaagtgaattatctagagtcagatcccaaacaattatcttgcacctatcctatcaacccctattttctcccactaataacttccttgcttacttttgtttcaattgtcattagtcaatagctttagattcttagttaattgcaGTTAGAAATTATAGAAatatcaattgttgatcatcttggatagcaaccaagctagaaactacaataatactgtttaaattcaatccctgtggatacaatgttatactatactatatttgattagcgagcataatttaggtgcgtgtttcgagctcgtcaaattttggtacCATTgctggggattggcaatcaatagtgtttgaaatagtttatagtgctaattcaggaatttttctttttcttttattttatttttctctttttacgtttggtgttctttgactgtgcgcaagTTACAGGTTCAAAGTGGTGCATGACTAGAACTTCTGCGAAGGAAGTACTACCATACGAaccagagatagaaaaataactgccacaactgaggaaggaaagaaattttACCGAGACttcagaaaaggttgggcaatcctcagcCAATGAAACTATGGCTTGAAAcagtgatgataatgtagatttggctgaaAGAGAGGCGGCCCAACAATGAGAAAAAGCTGCatgggatgctgaggaagcagctattagagatgcacaaaaTATCTATGAAGAAGAGTGGGGTCtcagacttaatcaacatcaacccttgcctgggagaccacttggcgattatgctagaccggtctacaatcaaggtttatcaagtgttagaccacctccaattgcagtaAACaattcgagttgaagcaagggttgctttaaacccttcagaattgatgtgtcttcagagggaagccaaacgaaaatccaaacactcatctaatggacttcgaggagattatgaacacctttcaatacaatgaggtgtcacaagatacagtgtatttaagggcattccccttttcacttaaagatgatgctaAGGAGTGGCTTCGGAGTTTGCCCAGTGGATCGATCAAAACTTGggaggaaatgaccagaaaattccttaataaatatttctcctcggcTAAGACGAGAAAGATTAGAAgtgaaatccataacttctgccagaaagagactgaaactgtttttgaagcatcagagaggtttaaggagatagttaaaaagtgtcaacatagcggaattgaactttgGATGCAACTCAAGGATTTTTGGGAAGGATTGACATCGGCCTTgggtagaacattgagcaatgcagttggaggccctttgatgaagaagactccagagaagatagttacaattcttgatgagttatctaaagatgcaaatcagtggccctctgagagtgctgaaagaagaagatcaactggtgttcaccaagtttatgctaatacatctgtgcaggtacaacttaatgatatggctaaagaaataaggaagctgaccttagtctcgatacaaaatgagcctcacacaacttgtgatatatgtggaagaggacaccctactcatgagtgtcaagcctcaactgaggaagtaaatGCTGTGGGGAActacaattttaatgcaatgggtcagaggcacctcggtgtttcatggagttcacctggaggtACTGCGAATGCTTGGCAGAAAAATAACTCTAGACcacagggacaaggagctccagcataccaaaatcagcagaggcagcaatttcagcctcaacagcccattcaGCCTGGTCTAAaggatctaatgaaggccttcgttttcaagacagatgagaggctgGACGCtcatggagcagctatcaaagagTTGGGCACATGTTTTCGGAACCTGGAGAGACAGGTTGGGCAGATTGCAACAATATTTTCTGAGAGGGCTTCAGGAACTCTCCCCgatgatactgagagaaatcctaAATAAACAGTGAATGctgtaactctgagaagtgggaAAGTATTGTAagatcccaccccgatccaaaatgATGTGAAACTTGAAAAAGGAAGAGAGGAGCAGCTGAACAATGAtattgataaaaagaagaaaggcTCGATGAAAgcggagaaaaagaagaaggaagaaaaatcgagaagggaggaacatgatgaCAGCGAGCATATGCCTTCTTAacagagaaaagctggacaagcagtttgagagatttctagatgtgctgaaacaagttcatgtaaacttaccattcacagaagtgctctcacaaatgcctgcttatgccaaattcttgaaggagatccttacaaagaagaggaaaatcgAGGAGATCTTAGTGGTTAAGCTAACAGAGCATTGCAACacgatattgcaaaacaaacctATTAATTTTGATGTGGAGACCcaaggagttttactataccttgctctttaggctctattaattttgataaatctttatgtgattctggtgcctaaattaacttaatgcctctatctatttacaggaaactggagaaggagattggagagataaggtcagtgccaatatctttgcaacTGGCAGATCAAACTactttaatacccgaggggatagtggaagatgtgttagttcgggtagataagttcgtatttactgtggattttatagtggtgaaaatGGAGGAAATAAatgaggtccccctcatcctaggaagaccattcttagcaatggGTAGAGAAATATTGGATATACACGAGAGGAAACCCattcttagagtgggtgaggagactgtgactttcgAGATGGATTGAGACAAGGGGGTGCAAAAAGAAAAACCATCtgcgagtgttgagtggaaagtgaagggctcaaaagtGAAGGCTGCAGTGAGTGAGAaatataagtgtggggtgtaccccaataaggttgagaagaagttgtctgcatggatgtgtgcattagttcgggcgcgaggaatggagcccgacttcgactcagaccccgactagatgttcaggaaagttttctttaccttatgctttttaattatgtatcttggggacatgccacaacttaaagtgttgGGTGGGGGAtagttgtatgttgtatgtatatgtgttagtgttgttagttgtagtagtttaaatttttttaagAAAACCATAAAAGGTTTTcgatttttcccgatgatggatatcattcgataggtttcttgagggattaaagtcgaaagaaaaagacaaaaagattttcttttgttaggtagtgtattaattcccccttggtttttcttagtgccacggttcttttccaagagttttgtttgaacagggtgtagttagtttttatctTTTATTAGGAGTAGGGAACCTTGTGCggtgatttgaattgaaggcaatatctcttgactttattatgccttgagaatagtgagtgctttagttatgacgcttaggctcaggttttgactcttgtataagtaccttaaatgggatgatcttaactttgcttaactgctttgactagagtgtcttgattgtccaatcctgagtgagttacgTGCCATGTGTGTATGAGGTCTtttgttattctgtgcattgcaatttgatatctagaacttttcttgtgtatttgcaaagcgaaatagtagttttattcagtcttagaagggatataggcgtttctttgttgagccaatgatATATGCTGTTATCCACCGAATatttatgtatcgtagttaacctctttgagcctgtaatcttgtttctttggcaaccacattacaagccttacccatttgtttgaattgaccatctatttgaactatttacctctcgtgagcacttgaatttgttatgaactttgtaaaagttgaagtgtggggtagtggtttgacttttgagtggaactaatgaaataaggagaaaggtgtactattttgaaaaagtaagagccacttaaattgaaaaagaaaggaaaaaataattgtattgttgtgaaaaatattcattgataagtggtaactcttgatgtaattgttcttaaagaagtagggagttaatatatattgatgtgaaggtggagttatggtttgacataagtgtgggtttTTGAAAGGCAAAGTTTATGTATTAAAGTGcatagggaggtgtagtcactcttatatccaaatgtatcctacccatcccaaAACCTATATTACAACcagttaaagtcctacttgatccttgactgaatgagctcaatgagtagagtagtacactacgggcaagcctatggtacgtcttttgtggcatatgaatgttgtttatgAGATTGAGTGagttctttctatcttgagttccaaattattcttaaattttattgtgtgtggaaccaCTCTCTATtgtgtgtgagggcacttgattcatgaaggaaaggtaatgcttgacctctgtgttagaataagtgagcgggttataaaaaaATTGCATGGTGCTTttaagtcaaatcttgaggctaggatgttacggtattgtgcttattctgttttaaatattcttggtgtgatgagttatgagagttatttaaaaaggtcgtgtctatatgaagtgtagtttgattggtcgaggacgagcaatggtttaagtgtggggtattgatggtaggctataatcatgtgttttagtcacttattgcactctaatttactgcactttattctttttgagctttaattgatagtgttctGCACTTATTTTGTGTTTcataccttgtaggagtgatttcgagctatgtagatgttatggaatgaattcgagtgatttggagctttgaagtctgagtaaaagcccaaggggtTACGCTGGGATCATGTTTGGGGGCCGAGGACCAtgtctggacgtcaaaacgcaagaAAAGTCCGTATTCTGAGAAATCCTCACTGCCGTGACGTGTGGGGTGGTGCGTGGGGTGCCGCGGCTGTGCAATTCTCTACTGCTTGTCAGaactagctctctggatttccccactaatgccccgcatggcgcgtcgccccatgcggcgcgcctgtgtaatctttacagagtgaaaatccaatttcggctaggagaaggtgatttcatctgggcccgaccctacttggtataaatacatgaaaaaatattatttcctgGACTTTTGATACATATTCAAACTAAGGAGGGTAAGGGGGAGTTGAAacaacacgagcacaaggattttatcattccttcctcactcaagacccgagtttggatcgaatttatgttttcctatacataaaatttatttgtgatgaattgctccatatctatgaagTAGCTCTATTTagtgtttgatggatttggtgtattgataattgtttgtggattataactctagttttgtgtattgaagcatttttggataatttaattattgcatctatattcactagttcatgtaatcgagagaggcataacttgtgatatctttgcattatattgttggttgaattcattaattcttcttagtaattgaaagaggctagttgaatcattgattaaacctagttaggaggataatcgagagaggttctcctaaagaccaatccactacgcattcttgcatatcttcacatgcttaaattggttcatcttgtgaggttaagacttaatcgagagaggagttttgcctaacgtttgaactaataattgagtgaatttaagagactcacttgaacattagaagtgaattatctagagttagatcccaaacaattatcttgcacatatcctatcaacccctattttctcccactgataactttcttgcttacttttgtttcgattttcattagtcaataactttagattcttagttaattatagttagaaatcatagaaatctcaattgttgatcatcttggatagcaaccaagctagaaactacgataatattgtttaaatccaatccctgtggatacgatattataccatactatatttgattaacgcgcataatttaggtgtgtgtttcgagctcgtcacccttccattcaataactggctcatttggaaattcaaacttAACGGTTCTGTTTCGGAAATAAGCTTGGCAAAAAATGAATAAAgctagtccatccccattattacatcaaaatcaaccatccccaattcaatgagatcggccatgctatcccgaccatgcaccatgacaacacaatccatATAAACCTGTGTGGCCACAATAGagtcaccaaccagagtagatacagagaacggctcatagagctatttcggttctatcccaaattcaaTAGCAATATagggagtgacataggacaaagtggaaccgagatcaataagagcatatacatcatgagattggacagtcaatatacatgtgacaacatctggagaagcctctgaactctgacgacccctcatagcatagaaacggttgggttctcccgaactctgtgcaccacccctaccTGCACCATGCCCTACGGGtactggagtgcctcgagctagaggaggtgctgcagatgtagtagctacagaaatGGCTGGCTGTGTCATACCCCTGCCCACACTCTGGTGGAACGAACAACAATCCCTCTAAATGTGAACCCTCAGACCAAACTcgtagcatatgggtaggtccatgtagcagaCCCCTAAGTGCATtttcccacacctagggcatgggggcctccactACTTCTAGAATCTCCCACCAATccgaccctgctggtaggatcccaTGTTGCCGTGACCGGGCCTAAAGTGGCTCCACTGCTactgactgggccctgatggctatgcactgactgaagactgagcaaaggactgggatggccctgatgaccctcccctaaattcTGACCTaccactaccaccaccaccaccaccagaagaaccaccaaagttgcccgcggaccgggccttattTCTATCCTCTCGcgccattctattcttcaatttgcgagtcttttttgtaaggccccgtaaaaattttccTAAAACCTGGGGCTCCGTGATACCgaggtaggcgtagaggttaataataatagaaattcttcgcggcgagcttgcgaatCGCTGTTCGgaatttttggattgaacagtgcgttggggagttgaaggaaaatattgggcagaagtaggcatttctgcggtccgttCTGCGACCGTAGAAGCACTCTACGGATCACAGAATGGATGCAGAGTGGAGCAGTCTTTAGGGTcatttttaatgtcatttttgcggtccattatgcgaccgcataaccattttgcgggccgcactcttATCGCATATTccgctttgggatttttcggagagaggttctgcggtgcactatgcgatcgcagaatcattttgcggtgcactatgcgaacGCAAAACCGTTTTGCGGTACATTATGCAACCGTAAAACAAGTTTACgggccacatagtgaccgcatacctgGTCAGTTTTGGCACCCCAAATTCCCagtcattttgcggaccgcataaccattatgcggtcacatatgcgatagaagaacctattccggagcttcattttggctttttaaaacccgaccctacttcgttaaaatagatgtaaggggccatttttgagcaaaacctaatactttagagtgagagaaagagtcctagagggagaaagtgatcttcatcaagttactcttcaattcttgcttaaaaccttaaagattatcaagagaggcacctaggtcttcttcctaagaggtaagattctatcacccaaactcttaatttcaaaatgtaactagaatgggccattagtaaggtaattcatggggatgggggtgcttaccttgcatgcatgtgttcctacggtatgtggggaggttgtgagttaaagatagaaaataatggggtgtgggttggtggagtctttcataaaaagggccatgaaaccttaatacacacataggatttgatagaatgctcaagtgagctagaattttgatcgttttcctaattttgagttcaatttttctatattgctaaaatagattgaagttgctaatattccggaacgtATTAgggttttaagaggctcaattgaggtatgttggctaaactcccttcttcttagaatcgaatcccacggtgttcatataattggagtaagtccttgatcattattgaattggctattcctaatgtggttttactgaaggatgtatgttcaatacttattctaaatgcttcatcatgtcatcttgtcatttgaggatttgttcaaaatgtggattatatgttagaaatgttaagacttcatgtcaatatcgaaataaagattgttatgccaaattgtatgaaaatccTCTATGTGCCTAACATTTCCCAATtttctcatatgtgaatttaatgacttgaatgggaagccctattgttgttgacaatgataatgatatttgaatgtggaaaagggaactggaactatgaaataccgCAAAGTgacaagaatgactttgtaatcgtgatcactagtgccaatgaatcaaaAGAATATGAacgaagtatgatgtgagatgactGACTGAAAAgggtaatgtcttgggtgagacagcctagccgatcgggcaatGATCGGATGCCACGCcatacacatggtggtgactgtgctgaaaatgataattgaaattgtggttatggttgatgtatCAAATGGGacgacctagccggtcgggtcgagatcggactccgtgtaagaatacagaggtattgtgaattgtggaatattggcactaaagatcacccaaccaaataacatggaaattgacttgaaaacttatgtgatccatatttgatgttttagtattgtttgaagcccttattgaactcatgactgttttccccttgtattattattcattctattgagatggtgtttagctttacatactagcactattcgacagtactaacgtcccttttgccaagggagctgcatctttaaatggatgcaaatGGTTCagcgatagcagtacaccttcctcctagaagacttggtgagccccacctcattccggggtcatgtatcttttgtacattttgttatcaCGTATtaaggtatagccagggccttgttgccggcactgtcataactctcttttgtatctcttagagactccgtagacactatgtgggttgtatatgggtgctataaaagtcaaacagattatgttgtgttttgatctcttgttccactttagactataaaaaggtgtgtattttgagatattaaagatgaagaaactaatagaaaggttttggtattatatgtatatgatcttcctactatctaattaatgaaatcatgccttctcttgatcatgggtgagttggataGAAAgtgtctaacaggcttgcttgaccgggttcacttggttgagcgccgaCCGCGcacccgagttcggggcgtgacaaacttggtatcagagcctaaggttgtaaagtgtcctaggatgtctcgaaaCCGTGTccagtagagtccttcttattggtgtgttgtcgaccacatttaTAAGTTGGAGGCAACATGGACATTTTAGGAATGTTACCCTTCTTCAACACTCcagatcgtgtgatagagctTTACTATGAGATTGTCCACTAACTCGTGTGTTGAGAATCAAGGTAAGTTTAAACGCTCTTTTGTTcattccaagtaatgttgtcataTGACATGACAAATGGACAAAAGCctgaatattaaacagatggcacatgtatcatgttgaatgaatggtatggccatataagataagtatatagtaccatgagcatactttatatgagaagagtgctagaagtgattacccacctccaaagaggcattgacgtgataaatgagacctaagcttaactagtacatgtggatagtgtgggaaccatgtatatgattctaagatgtaaatTTTCTACATAGGCatgtgatatatgaaaggcatggcttggagagtaatgataaatgtgtaggtctctcacgggagacaagaagCTATGAAAGGAGAGTTAATTGAACTCTCAATGAGAATACCCTAGAACTATGAATGTTATAACAATTTCAAAAATGTGCGAAGTTGTGTTacattccaaaaacaaaaaa
This sequence is a window from Nicotiana tomentosiformis chromosome 5, ASM39032v3, whole genome shotgun sequence. Protein-coding genes within it:
- the LOC138892742 gene encoding uncharacterized protein is translated as MPLSIYRKLEKEIGEIRSVPISLQLADQTTLIPEGIVEDVLVRVDKFVFTVDFIVVKMEEINEVPLILGRPFLAMGREILDIHERKPILRVGEETVTFEMD